Proteins encoded within one genomic window of Solibaculum mannosilyticum:
- a CDS encoding extracellular solute-binding protein: MKKGIVALLLVTLLFTLMADFGGKESIVICSSAEQFRNDCLQEKLNEKFPQYNVIVMYMPTGKTAAKILTEGKNTEVDMLVGVETGYLRKIQDSLADISGRSNIQYIDGLGPENYENRWVTWERFAGAIIVNTEVLEKHGLEAPKTYEDLLKPEYKNLVAMPDPKSSGTGYFFYKNWVNTMGEDEALAYVDKLHDNLKQFTESGSGPIKMLTQGEVAVGLGMTFQAVSEINEGQPFEIIYPPTGSPYSLTGTALIDGHQDKTGVSEVFDYIINDFLVYDKENFSPELVLEDQKNNIPNYPQDIQYADMTGIEDVEEKERLLSIWKY; encoded by the coding sequence ATGAAAAAGGGAATTGTTGCTTTATTGCTTGTAACGCTTCTGTTTACTTTAATGGCCGACTTTGGGGGAAAGGAAAGTATTGTGATCTGTTCATCCGCCGAGCAGTTCCGCAATGACTGCCTGCAGGAAAAACTCAATGAAAAGTTCCCTCAGTACAATGTTATCGTCATGTACATGCCCACCGGCAAAACCGCTGCGAAAATACTCACGGAAGGTAAAAACACAGAGGTGGATATGTTGGTAGGCGTCGAAACGGGATATCTCAGAAAAATTCAAGACAGTCTTGCCGATATCTCGGGGAGAAGCAACATCCAGTATATCGACGGCCTCGGCCCGGAGAATTACGAGAACCGGTGGGTAACGTGGGAACGTTTTGCCGGCGCTATCATTGTGAACACCGAAGTCTTGGAAAAACATGGTCTGGAGGCTCCTAAAACTTATGAGGACCTTCTCAAACCGGAATATAAAAATTTAGTGGCGATGCCCGATCCTAAGTCCAGCGGCACCGGCTACTTTTTCTATAAGAATTGGGTCAATACCATGGGGGAAGACGAGGCTCTGGCCTATGTGGACAAACTGCACGATAATCTTAAGCAGTTCACGGAATCAGGATCCGGCCCCATCAAGATGCTCACACAGGGCGAAGTCGCGGTTGGTCTTGGTATGACCTTCCAGGCCGTCAGCGAAATCAACGAGGGGCAGCCTTTTGAGATTATTTATCCGCCTACCGGTTCCCCCTACTCTTTGACCGGTACAGCTCTCATCGATGGCCATCAGGATAAAACCGGTGTTTCGGAAGTTTTTGACTACATTATCAACGACTTCCTCGTGTACGACAAGGAAAACTTTTCACCAGAACTGGTTTTAGAAGATCAGAAAAACAACATCCCCAATTATCCACAGGACATCCAGTACGCCGATATGACGGGAATTGAAGATGTGGAAGAGAAAGAGAGGCTGCTGTCCATATGGAAGTATTAA